A window of the Halichoerus grypus chromosome 2, mHalGry1.hap1.1, whole genome shotgun sequence genome harbors these coding sequences:
- the LOC118524609 gene encoding olfactory receptor 2T6-like, whose translation MGGDNKTFSSDFTLTGLFTQSAAPGFLFSIICAIFFMAMIANGVMIFLIHIDPHLHTPMYFLLSHLSFIDMMYISTIVPKILVDYLVGKGTISFIACTAQYFLYMGFVGAEFFLLGLMAYDRYVAICNPLRYPVLMSHRVCWVILASSWFGGALDSFLLTPITMSLPFCSSHMINHFFCEAPTMLRLACGDKAAYEMIMYICCVVMLLIPFSVVIASYARILITVHQMKSAEGKKKAFATCSSHIMVVTFFYGAALYTYMLPQPYHTPIKDKVFSAFYTILTPLLNPLIYSLRNTDVTGAFKRVLARCQGDPGVSREGF comes from the coding sequence ATGGGTGGAGACAATAAAACCTTTTCAAGTGACTTCACCCTCACAGGGCTCTTCACTCAAAGTGCAGCCCCAGGCTTCCTTTTCAGCATCATCTGTGCCATCTTCTTCATGGCCATGATAGCTAATGGGGTCATGATCTTCCTGATTCACATAGACCCTCACCTCCACACCCCTATGTACTTCCTGCTCAGCCACCTCTCCTTTATTGACATGATGTACATCTCTACCATTGTGCCCAAGATATTGGTCGATTATCTTGTGGGCAAGGGGACCATTTCCTTCATTGCCTGTACAGCCCAGTACTTTCTCTACATGGGCTTTGTGGGGGCTGAATTTTTCCTGCTGGGACTCATGGCTTATGACCGCTACGTGGCCATCTGCAACCCCCTTCGCTATCCTGTCCTTATGAGCCACCGGGTCTGTTGGGTGATCTTGGCCAGCTCTTGGTTTGGTGGTGCTTTGGACAGCTTCCTTCTCACCCCTATCACCATGAGTCTCCCATTCTGCAGTTCCCACATGATCAATCATTTCTTCTGTGAAGCACCCACCATGCTGAGGCTGGCCTGTGGTGACAAAGCTGCCTATGAAATGATCATGTACATATGCTGTGTCGTGATGCTGCTGATCCCCTTCTCTGTGGTGATTGCTTCCTATGCCCGGATTCTCATCACAGTGCACCAGATGAAGTCagcagaagggaagaagaaggcCTTTGCCACCTGCTCATCACACATAATGGTGGTGACGTTTTTTTACGGGGCTGCCTTATACACATATATGCTTCCCCAACCCTACCACACACCAATCAAAGACAAGGTCTTCTCTGCCTTTTACACCATTCTCACTCCTTTGTTAAATCCTCTCATCTACAGCTTGAGGAACACAGATGTAACCGGGGCCTTTAAAAGGGTTTTGGCAAGATGTCAAGGGGATCCTGGTGTGTCAAGGGAAGGATTCTGA